The following proteins are encoded in a genomic region of Toxotes jaculatrix isolate fToxJac2 chromosome 3, fToxJac2.pri, whole genome shotgun sequence:
- the rbm12 gene encoding RNA-binding protein 12, with protein MAVVIRLQGLPIVAGTMDIRHFFSGLTIPDGGVHIVGGEHGEAFIVFATDEDARLGMMRTGGSIKGSKVSLLLSSKTEMQNMIELSRRRFEAGTGSVEAAAPTAGNANRQAGAAPIPTVQQGAGGRSGSHGNQGFSNTSASVTAASSTQEPPSNKTAASLASVVPCFPNSYSSAPTITTALASLNAGPPPIPPLPNMPSMPPMPTLPTIPVPPPVSSLPPVPTVSPLSQGPPVPPMSHLPHMSSLPPFNPSLPPPAGLGSGLPLGTPNPMLFNPLSPLASLGLQAHMKAAAAAATGVGANPDELFVLLQNLPFSCTEVEVREFFRGLGVDGVRLLRDGQGRPTGRAMVKFFSPQDSFEAVKRGGGMMGQRFIEITPSSERQWTSLSDSATSHNPHNSNKSNNSNESQDQQHRRGNAGSGVRDQRGRSRSPHRQEFCVYLKGLPYEADKKQIKEFFKNLAIVEDSIYIAYGPNGRATGEGFLEFKTEQDYKTALGAHMQYMGTRFIQVHPISRKGMLEKIDAIRKREAAQGDGKNQDGLKAARNCAHITNIPYNVSKKDVRAFLEGVGLYEDTLKVLTDSHGNGLGQAIFQLRTEEDARKAERLHRQKLNGRDAFVHLVTFDQMKEIERNPPPQNKRGQRNQNQQNQNQHQQTQPNPQQPQINPFGGISGEEFNFLRNTMGNLNSAPFVTPFSAPGNGLAGPPPLPPLAAGLGDVNLGVAPPLVAGLPGAPILEPPGFRPGAGGGAPFGQDGLRGLVPFDNANRKGGGGGQQNRGGGANNNQGRPGGGAAGGQQVFTPGADGLRSQPTPGASNNPNSQRVAVGPTIVKLQNMPFTVTVDEIMDFFYGYQVLPGSVCLQFSEKGLPTGEAMVAFQNHEEAAAAVMDLNDRPIGARKVKISLG; from the coding sequence ATGGCGGTAGTCATCAGGCTGCAGGGTCTGCCCATAGTGGCTGGCACCATGGACATCAGACACTTCTTCTCTGGCCTCACCATCCCTGACGGGGGAGTGCACATCGTGGGGGGTGAGCATGGCGAGGCCTTCATCGTCTTCGCCACTGACGAGGATGCTCGGCTGGGGATGATGCGAACAGGCGGGTCTATTAAGGGCTCCAAAGTGTCACTGTTGCTTAGCAGTAAGACAGAAATGCAAAACATGATTGAACTCAGCCGTCGCAGGTTTGAGGCTGGCACCGGTTCTGTTGAGGCGGCTGCACCTACGGCAGGAAATGCTAATCGACAAGCGGGCGCCGCCCCCATACCGACTGTGCAGCAAGGGGCAGGGGGGAGAAGTGGCAGCCATGGAAATCAGGGTTTCAGTAACACCTCAGCCTCAGTGACAGCAGCAAGCTCAACTCAGGAGCCACCGAGCAACAAGACAGCAGCCAGCTTGGCCAGTGTGGTACCCTGTTTCCCCAACAGCTACAGCTCCGCACCCACAATCACCACAGCTCTGGCATCGCTCAATGCAGGCCCTCCACCCATCCCTCCACTTCCCAACATGCCTTCCATGCCCCCCATGCCCACACTGCCCACCATTCCAGTCCCCCCTCCAGTGTCCTCCCTTCCCCCTGTCCCTACTGTCTCACCTTTGTCCCAGGGACCTCCTGTGCCTCCTATGTCCCACCTCCCCCACAtgtcctccctgcctcccttcAATCCCTCTCTACCTCCCCCAGCAGGACTGGGCTCCGGCCTCCCCCTTGGAACCCCCAACCCCATGCTGTTTAATCCTCTCTCCCCCCTGGCCTCTCTTGGCCTGCAGGCCCATATGAAGGCTGCTGCGGCTGCAGCCACCGGAGTGGGTGCCAATCCTGATGaattgtttgtcctcctgcagaACCTCCCATTCTCTTGCACAGAGGTGGAGGTCAGGGAATTTTTTCGGGGTCTGGGAGTGGATGGGGTTCGCCTGCTGAGGGATGGGCAGGGTCGGCCAACTGGCAGGGCTATGGTCAAGTTCTTCTCGCCCCAGGATAGCTTTGAAGCTGTGAAGCGAGGAGGCGGTATGATGGGCCAAAGGTTCATTGAGATCACACCATCCTCTGAGCGGCAGTGGACCAGCCTCAGTGACAGCGCCACAAGCCATAACCCTCACAATAGCAACAAATCAAATAACAGCAACGAATCACAGGACCAGCAGCACCGCCGTGGCAATGCTGGATCAGGAGTCAGGGATCAGCGAGGAAGGTCACGATCTCCCCACCGGCAGGAGTTCTGTGTCTACCTAAAGGGACTTCCCTACGAGGCCGACAAGAAACAGATTAAGGAGTTCTTTAAGAATTTGGCAATCGTGGAGGACAGCATCTACATTGCCTATGGGCCCAACGGGCGAGCCACAGGAGAGGGCTTCCTTGAGTTCAAAACAGAACAGGACTATAAAACTGCTCTGGGTGCTCACATGCAATACATGGGCACCCGCTTCATCCAGGTCCACCCAATCAGTCGGAAAGGAATGCTAGAAAAGATTGATGCCATCCGCAAACGTGAAGCAGCACAAGGTGATGGCAAGAACCAGGATGGCTTGAAAGCTGCCAGGAACTGTGCCCACATCACCAACATCCCTTACAACGTCTCCAAGAAGGATGTCCGTGCCTTCCTGGAGGGTGTGGGGCTTTATGAGGACACTCTGAAGGTTCTGACAGATAGTCACGGCAATGGTTTAGGCCAAGCTATCTTCCAGCTGCGGACTGAAGAAGATGCCCGCAAAGCAGAAAGACTGCACCGTCAAAAACTCAATGGTCGTGATGCCTTTGTCCACCTGGTGACCTTTGACCAGATGAAGGAAATTGAGAGGAATCCTCCTCCCCAGAACAAGAGGGGTCAACGAAACCAGAACCAGCAGAACCAGAATCAGCACCAGCAAACCCAGCCCAATCCCCAGCAGCCCCAAATCAATCCATTTGGTGGGATTAGTGGAGAGGAATTTAATTTTCTGAGAAACACTATGGGGAACCTAAACAGTGCCCCCTTTGTGACTCCATTCTCAGCCCCAGGGAATGGGCTGGCAggccctcctcctctgcctcctctggcAGCAGGGCTGGGGGATGTTAATCTGGGTGTAGCTCCACCACTAGTTGCCGGTCTTCCTGGAGCTCCAATCCTGGAACCACCAGGGTTTCGGCCTGGAGCTGGGGGAGGAGCTCCGTTCGGTCAGGATGGGCTGAGAGGCTTAGTACCCTTTGACAATGCCAACAgaaaaggaggtggaggaggacaaCAGAACCGAGGTGGAGGGGCTAACAACAACCAAGGACGTCCAGGGGGTGGGGCTGCTGGTGGACAGCAGGTATTCACTCCAGGAGCTGACGGTCTCCGTAGCCAGCCGACTCCTGGAGCATCTAACAATCCCAACAGTCAACGTGTTGCCGTTGGGCCGACAATTGTAAAACTCCAGAACATGCCGTTCACTGTAACCGTGGACGAGATCATGGACTTTTTCTACGGCTACCAGGTGCTGCCAGGCTCAGTCTGCCTGCAGTTCAGTGAAAAAGGTCTGCCAACTGGCGAGGCCATGGTGGCCTTCCAGAACCACGAGGAGGCCGCTGCCGCTGTCATGGACCTCAATGACCGACCTATTGGAGCCCGGAAGGTCAAGATAAGCCTGGGTTAA